The genomic stretch GCGCCTCCTTTTCTTGGTTCGTATTTCGAGTTTGGATCGATCCGTGACGCTCCTTTCCTTTTTACGCTTCCGTGCCCGAATTTACAAATCGGATCTCTTCTTAGGGAAAGACCATGAGAAGAGATCGTCTCGAGTTCAGCCGAAGATCCGTGCGTCGAATGAGAATCTTTTCCTGCGCTCAAAAACAAATTTCCGTAAATCAAGAAAAGGGGAGAACGTCACTCTCCGGAATTGGTTGCCTGGAGTATCAATCCAGAAAGAATCGGTCGCAAAAAAGAAAACCTAAATCAAAACGTTGGAATCGAGGAAGAATCCCATGTCATCTTTGAAGCTGAAAATTTTAGAACACCCCGGCAAACTTTTCGTCGTGCTCGTATTAGGCGGAATCGGACTCGCTCTATGCGATCAAATCCACGTACAATACGGCGTACTAAAATACGTTCATAACGGTCCTTGGGGACAGGCCTGGTGGGTCGCTCCTCAGTTCATACTTGCGACTTTTTTTATGTATATAGGCGCGCTCTTGTTTCGAAAAGAGATCGGCGCATTCAAAGGAAAAGAATTTTCCATTTCGGTTCTATGGTTTGTCGCGGCATACTTCGCAAGCGGACTTTTCGCCGTCTGGCCGTATTCATTAGCGACGAGTTATTTCCTTTTTTGGGTTATAAGAATCTATTTCAATGAGGAAAAACTTCAGCTGGCTCTTTTCTCCGTAGTTCTTGCCGTTTCGGGAACGCTGATGGAAGGTTTGATATCCAGGGCGGGACTCTTTGTCTATACACAACCCGATTATCTTTTGGTACCGGTTTGGCTTCCCGGCTTATATCTACACGGAGCGCCGCTCATTTGGAGTCTCGTGTCCTGGATTCGCAAATGAATTGTTAAGCGAAAGAGTGAGTTCTTATATCCTTTCCAAATCAGGATACGGACATTCGAATGGTAAATTACGAATCAAATCCGATTCTTTTTTGAATAATTTTGAATAGAAAACAAATTCAAATCTTTGCATGTAAATTATATTATTCTTGTCTTATGTATTTCCTAATTCTTACTAGCTTGAAAAAGGCGGTCAGTAAGAGAAATGAAAACTCTAAAAATACTTTTAATCATGGTCATCGGCCTAATTGCTTTGGAAATCGTAGCGGAAGATAAATCGGATCGACCGAGCGGTAGTTATGAAAACAGCAACTGGTCGATCCAGTATGGATTCGGAGCGGGGACGGCGAAATACTCCATTCCTTCGCAAGACTCGAGTGGGGCACTTTTTCCCTTACTTTTGGCTTCTCCTTCCTCGGGATCTTCTAACAATCTGCTTCTTCCTTTGTTGTTATCTTCCAGTTCTTCGAAGGAAAGTTATTCAGGATCCACGTATCACGGAAGATTTCTTGCGGAATATTTGCCGGGACATGTCGGCTTTTTGTTCGGAATGTCGAATACGGTATTCGATCTAAAGCTGAAACAAAGCGGTGCGGATCAACTCATTCCCTTGTTGACCATACAGGCGCTTCTTACGCCGACTTCCGGTTCCTCTTCATCCTCGTCTAGTTCCCTTTTATTCCTCTTGCCTCTTTTGTCCGCCGGAGGAGCCGACGCGAAGATCCAAGATAGCATAACGTATTTCGATTTCGGACCTACCTTTCACGCTCGTCCTCGCAAGACATTCGATCCGTATTTTGCGCTGGGACTTGGGGCGGGAAGTTGTTCCGGGAATTGCTACTCTTACAGAGGATTCGCCAAATTAGGATTAAGGGTGAATTTCGGTGGAGGTTATATCTTCTTAGAAGCCGAACAATCGCAAGCGGAAGTTCGTATCGGAAAAGTTTCGTCCGATCCGATTCAGAATCAACTTGGAATCTTTGGTTTCGGTTTGTATCTCTAAGATAAGATTTTCTACGGATTCCCTTTGGAAGAATATTCCATTTTTCTAAAGGGAATTCCTCATTCGATAGGTCCGTCTTCCCTGGAGAAGGAAACCTCGCGGGCATCAAATAAATTCATTTACAGTCTACTCCTTACAGCTGAATGACATGGGATTGGCCGTTCAAACCGAAGGCCGCCTAATTTCGATCAGGCGACAATCGGATTTGGGTTGGAATTACGAACTTGAATCCAAAGTTTCTTTTTCCTCGCGCAAAAGAAAGCGCTGGATTCGCGCAAAGCGTACGGACCGGGATCGACAACGCAGGGACCGGAACTGAAACTTGGTCGAAGGATACAAACACTTGGCTCGCTTTCGAGAGCACATCGGCAACCGGATCCAAAGGAATCGCGCGCGACGAACGTGGAAGGTTTTGATGATAGCACGGCAAGAGTTGTGACAACGCAAATGAAATTTACTGCGTAGAACAAAGATTTAAGAAGAATTCTGTATTGCCTAGATTTAGTTGTAAAACCGTTTTAACGGAACAAAAGCGAAAAGCACTCATAGAATGGGGCTTACTTAAAGTATATTCAATCATCAGTATGTTTTGATTTGTTTTCTAAAGACGGGTTCAACAATGAAAGATATGATAAAATTCTAAGGTTCCAAATCGGTTCAAAATTTCGGCTTTTTTTTACCGATGACTCCTTTTAAAATGAAAAGAAAAGAGTCGGAATGAAACTTGTTTGAAAACACTCTCGGAATCAAAACGATTTCAGAAGAAGAATCGTTTTGAAAAGGAAAAAGAAACAAGAGTTTACATAGAAAATTCTGAACAAAGAAAAAGTTTAGTCGATTCTTGAAATTCAAGCCGGAAGAATTTTTGAAATTCCGCAGAGGTAAATTGAAAAAACGGATTCGTTTTCAATGGAGAAAGATGATTCCGCTCCTTGAAAACAAAAGGAACCTTAATCCGAGTGAAATTTTGAAAAAAAATACAAAAAGAAAAATCGGAAACCTGTGTTTGAGAAGAGGAAACGTTTCTAAAAATGTTTGAAACCGGAATCTTCGAATTGAATTTCAGAACCCTTCTCGAAGTAACGAACTCCTTTCCAGTCGGAGGTTGCTTTTCCGATCTTCGAAATAGAAATTCCGCATAACGTGTTCGGGAGTTCTTGTGAAGAAAGGAAAAGAAGTTCCAATTCTTCTCCCGAGCCGAGCGCTTCCTCCATTCTCAAGAACGCAGACGAACCCGACGGAAGCGGAATCCTTTCCAAGAAAATTTCCAGACCGATCTCGGAAGAAGCGGAAAGTTTTGGGAGGTCTTGGAGGAGGCCATCGGTGAGATCCATACAAGAAGAAAGAGAAAACTGTTTTGAGAGTTCCTTCGCGATTTCCAGACGAGCTCTCGGAGTCAGATGTTTTTCCAACGCCAAACTTCGAAGAGGTTCGGGCACGTGCGCTTGTTCGCTAAGAATTTTATAACCGAGTTGAGAGAGTCCGACGGAACCTGTGAGATAGAGAAAATCACCCTTCTTTCCTCCGGAACGTTTCCAAGGAATTGTAGAAGTTCCTACCAAGGTAAGAGTGAGATTGAGAGAAGGGGAACGATACGTGTCTCCTCCGCAAAGTGTGATTCCATAGGAAGAAAGAGTTGTGCCGAGTGATTGCGAGAAGGGAAGAATCCATTCTTCTTTTGAGAATTCTGCGCTGAGCCCGAGGTTTAAGAATGCTTTTGTGGGAACTCCACCTCCGGCGGCGATGTCCGAAACGTTGACTTCTACGAGTTTTCGAGCGATTTCTCGAGGGCCGCTCCATTCGGTTCGAAAATGAGTTCCTTCACAGATCGTGTCCGTAGTGTAGATCCGACCTTCTCCGTCCAGATAACAGTCGTCAGTTTGTAAAGATCCGGGCGGGTAGAGCGCGCGGATGATTTCCGATTCTTTCAAATTCGACTTTTCCTTCAAAAACCTTGACTTTCTTTGATTTCGAATCAGTCTGAGAGACTATGAAACGAATCATTCTATTCTATTCTTTGATCCTCCTTCCATTTGTCGCCGGATTTTCCGAAGAAGCGACCAAAAACAAAAACTGTTCCTACTCTTACGATCATTCTTCGACGAAGTTCGGTTGGAAGGCGTTTAAGTTTACGGAGAAGACCGGGGTCGGCGGTTCTTTCGAAAAGATTGAAGTGGACGGAACTTCGTCCGGGAAGTCTCCGGAAAAAGCTTTGAAGGGACTCAAATTTACGATCGATCCGAACACAATCAATTCTTCGAATAACGAGAGGGACGCAAAGATCAAGTCTGCTTTCTTTTATCCTCTGAAGAAAAACGGAAAAATCGAAGGAAAGGTATTATCTGTCGAGTTGAATTCCGAGAAGAAAGCGGGGAAGGGAGTGATACAACTTCAGTTCAACGGGATTACGAAGAAAATCGACGTGAACTTCTCCATCTCGGAAGAATCGCAGATCGAAGCAACGAGCAAAATCGAACTCGGAGATTTCAAGGCTCTTACTTCGGTGGAGGCCCTGAACCAAGTCTGCAACGACCTTCACAAAGGAAAGGACGGAATTTCGAAACTCTGGCCGGACGTGGATCTAACGATCTCAACAAAACTCAAGAGCGAATGTAAGTAAAAAAAAGTTTGGGTGGCTCCCGCGTTTTGTTCTACGGTAAATTTAGAGTTTTTGAATGAACCCGCGGGACCGGGCTGTGCCGCGCTTCGGCTATCGCCTTCGGTCGGCTCTCTTCGCGAGCCGACTGCTTCGCACGCTCTCATCCCTGCCACTGCGCCCCTTAGGAAGCAGTGGCACTGAGTTCAGCGAACGTAATTGAGCGGCCACTGCGCCCGATCAAAAACAGTCTGGACACTTGACTGTCCCTCGCTCCGAAAATCTTCCCTCCCTGGGAACACAGTTCCGACTGTTTCAAAGTTGGTCTTCCGATTTCAAAAAATTCTCGAACGGAGTCCTCCGAAAGAAGGAGTTCCTACTTTTAGAAACGTAGGAAGGATCTCACTCAATCGTTGAAACCCCCAATCGTCGTGGGAACTCCCCGGTTTTTGAGCTCAGAAATTTCTCCTTTTCGAAAAGTAGGAACTCACACTTTCTTCCGAGGTTTTCTGAGAAGAATATTTCTCTTTCGAAAAGTTTCCGCGATCGCGATTGAAGCGGAAATTCCGAAGGAATTGGAGCGAAAAGCGCAGTCGCGAGCCTTTTTGTAAAAACGGATCTGCGAGCGAATCGCCCCGCGTCTAAAAAGAAAGCTCCTTGTTCTCAAGGTGAGAGGGAAAAAGTAGGAACTCACACAAATCCGCGAGGGACGGAAGACCTTTCTTTTCTAAAACGGCTCCTTTCCGGTACTTTGGCTCTTTTTTCTTGACTTTGGGGGTCAAAGCGAAAATCTGGCACCTATAGGACGATTTTCATGTCAGTATTATCAAAAGCACATAAAACTCCTTCTCTTACGAAAGAAAACGCCGTCAAAGGCTGGTTCGTAGTGGATGCGGAAGGAAAAACGCTCGGAAGACTTGTTTCCGGGATTGCCGCCAGACTTCGCGGAAAACACAAAGCAACTTTTACTCCGAACCAAGATTGTGGAGACAACATCATTGTTATCAATGCTTCTAAAGTGAAAGTAACTGGTAACAAAGAAACTCAGAAAAAGTATTATCATCACTCTCGTTATCCAGGTGGGATGACTGAAACTACTTTCAAAGATCTCATTGCAAAACAGCCCGAAAAAATTATCTATGAGGCTGTAAAGGGTATGCTTCCTAAGAGCAAACTCGGAGATAAAATGCTCACCCACTGCAAAATTTTTCCGGGTGCGGAACACAATCTCCAGGCTCAAAAGCCTGTGAAACTCGAATTCTAAGGAGACCGATTTAAGAATGGCACCCGCAGTAAAAGAAATCTGGGCAGTAGGAAGAAGAAAAACCTCCGTTGCACGTGTGAAAATCAAAGAAGGTTCCGGTAAAATCACCGTAAACCACAAAGATATCAAAGAATATCTTCAAAACCGCAAATCTATCATCGACGAAGCGATTCGCCCTCTGACTCTTCTGAACGTTACCGATAAGTATGATCTTAACCTAAACGTTTCCGGCGGTGGAATCACAGGCCAAGTCGGCGCAATTCGTCACGCACTCGCAAGAGCGATCTGCAGAATCAAACCGGAGTTCCGTCCAGCCGTTAAAAAAGAAGGATTCCTGACTCGGGATCCAAGAATGGTGGAAAGAAAGAAATACGGTCTTCACAAAGCGAGAAGAGGAACACAGTTCTCCAAACGTTAAGTTTCTTTTTTCATTTCATTTCGTTTTTTGAAATGCCTGAATCTCTTTCGTCCGAGAGCTTCAGGCATTTTTTGATTTTAGAGGTATCATGAAACGCCAATCCGTAGCGGAAATCCGCGAAATCTTTTTAAACTACTTCAAAGACAAGTCTCACAGCGTAGTTCCGTCTTCTTCCCTTCTTCCCGCAGGTGATCCCACGCTTCTCTTCACGACCGCAGGGATGGTTCAGTTCAAACCTTTCTTCACCGGAGCCGTAGAACTTCCCTACACCAGAGCGACCTCTTGTCAAAAATGTCTCAGAACGACCGACCTCGAAGTTGTAGGAAGAACCGAAAGACATTGTACCTTCTTCGAGATGCTCGGAAATTTCAGCTTCGGAGATTATTTCAAAGAAGAAGCGATTGAATACGCGCTGGATTGTTCGGTCAATCATTTGGGTTTCGATAAGGAAAAAATCTGGGTTACCGTTTACACCGACGACGACGAGGCCGAAAAAATCTGGTTGGGAAAAGGAATTCCTAAAGAACGCATAACGCGTCTCGGAAAAAAGGACAATTTCTGGGGACCTGCCGGAGACAGCGGCGCTTGCGGACCTTGTTCCGAACTCTATCTCGACCGTGGAGTGGAGAAGGGCGGACCGGATTGTGCGACCAGCGGAACCTGCAAACCAGGATGCGACTGCGATCGTTTTTTAGAATTTTGGAATATAGTCTTCAATCAATTCAACCAGGACACCGAAGGGAATCTTCACCCTCTCAAACAAACCGGGATCGATACCGGCTCCGGACTCGAACGTGTCGCGTTGTTATTACAAAACGTGGATTCTGTCTACGATACGGACGAACTTCGGAAGATCATTTCCTTTTACGAAGAATTATCCGGTCTCAAATATTCTTCCGAAAACAAAACTCCCTTTCGAGTCGTGACCGATCATATTCGCTCGGTTCTCTTTTCAATCGGGGATGGAATCTATCCGGATCGAACCGGAAGAGGATACGTGATTCGCCGTTTGATCCGTCGAGCTACGCTCTTCGGAAGAAAGTTGAATTTCAACGAACCCTTTCTCTACAAACTCGTGGACAAGGTCATCGAAATCTATCAAGGCCGTTATCCCGAACTTGCGAAGAACGCGGCCTCGCTGAAAAAAACGATTCTCGCTGAAGAGGAACTCTTTCACAAAACTCTGGAACTTGGTCTCGAGAAGATAGAAACTCTCGTTCAAAAAACGAAATCTTCCGGTCACGCGGTCTTTTCCGGTGCG from Leptospira stimsonii encodes the following:
- a CDS encoding DUF2878 family protein, translated to MSSLKLKILEHPGKLFVVLVLGGIGLALCDQIHVQYGVLKYVHNGPWGQAWWVAPQFILATFFMYIGALLFRKEIGAFKGKEFSISVLWFVAAYFASGLFAVWPYSLATSYFLFWVIRIYFNEEKLQLALFSVVLAVSGTLMEGLISRAGLFVYTQPDYLLVPVWLPGLYLHGAPLIWSLVSWIRK
- the thiL gene encoding thiamine-phosphate kinase, which translates into the protein MKEKSNLKESEIIRALYPPGSLQTDDCYLDGEGRIYTTDTICEGTHFRTEWSGPREIARKLVEVNVSDIAAGGGVPTKAFLNLGLSAEFSKEEWILPFSQSLGTTLSSYGITLCGGDTYRSPSLNLTLTLVGTSTIPWKRSGGKKGDFLYLTGSVGLSQLGYKILSEQAHVPEPLRSLALEKHLTPRARLEIAKELSKQFSLSSCMDLTDGLLQDLPKLSASSEIGLEIFLERIPLPSGSSAFLRMEEALGSGEELELLFLSSQELPNTLCGISISKIGKATSDWKGVRYFEKGSEIQFEDSGFKHF
- a CDS encoding YceI family protein, which codes for MKRIILFYSLILLPFVAGFSEEATKNKNCSYSYDHSSTKFGWKAFKFTEKTGVGGSFEKIEVDGTSSGKSPEKALKGLKFTIDPNTINSSNNERDAKIKSAFFYPLKKNGKIEGKVLSVELNSEKKAGKGVIQLQFNGITKKIDVNFSISEESQIEATSKIELGDFKALTSVEALNQVCNDLHKGKDGISKLWPDVDLTISTKLKSECK
- the rplM gene encoding 50S ribosomal protein L13 — translated: MSVLSKAHKTPSLTKENAVKGWFVVDAEGKTLGRLVSGIAARLRGKHKATFTPNQDCGDNIIVINASKVKVTGNKETQKKYYHHSRYPGGMTETTFKDLIAKQPEKIIYEAVKGMLPKSKLGDKMLTHCKIFPGAEHNLQAQKPVKLEF
- the rpsI gene encoding 30S ribosomal protein S9, with the translated sequence MAPAVKEIWAVGRRKTSVARVKIKEGSGKITVNHKDIKEYLQNRKSIIDEAIRPLTLLNVTDKYDLNLNVSGGGITGQVGAIRHALARAICRIKPEFRPAVKKEGFLTRDPRMVERKKYGLHKARRGTQFSKR